In uncultured Bacteroides sp., the sequence CCTGATTTGCTTCATTATGCCATGGAAGTGCAAATCCGTAAGGACGTCCATACTGTCCCCAGAAATAGGAAGATTCTTTTGCAGGATACCAGTCTCTCTTTCCAACACCCTGCCAGAACATTGAAATGCCAATGCCATTCCAGTTTGCACCCAGATTAATTCCATAGCAGTAACGTGGCGAGGTATTTCCTATAATGTCAAGGTCTCCGTGATCCGCCAAGGTATTACTGCCATTCGTTATTACATTATCATTATTCAAATTCTTAAATTTGATATCACCCGCTTCCCATACATTCCCAGCACCATTATAGTTTGTAAACTGCTTCTGAGAAGGGGAATTAGCAACATCTTCTTTGTTCTGGAAGAAACCAGCAACCCGATAGCCCCAGATTTCGCCAATCTTCATGCCCTCGTAATAGTTTGTTGAGTATATTGTAGGAAGTGTATTAGTCGTAGAGGTGTATTTAGTTACATAAGTCTCATTATCCCATAACATAAGCTTCACATTATAATTAAAGTCCTTTCCTGCTACTTTAAAACGATCACGCCATCCAATGCTAAATTCCCAACCATCAGTTCTCATATTTGCATAGTTCCCATAAGGAGCACTATTTCCATATACAGCCGGAAGTTCTTCGCCAGCAACATACATATTAGTAGTATAACGTTTGTAATAATCAAATACAGAATTTAAACGTCCTTGAAACAAATCTATATCAATACCAGCATCATATGTAGTTGCCTTCTCCCATGTAAGACTTGAAGGATTCGGGGTTGGAGCTGTTGTATAAGGGCTGTACTGTCCATTAATTAAAACTGTAGATTTTGAAACACTCATAGTAGACAAATATTGATAAGGATCTACTAATCCATTACCGGAAGTACCAGCAGATGCACGTATTTTAAGATTGTCTAACCAGCTTTCTTTAGCTGACTTCATGAATGGTTCTTCAGATATTCTCCATCCAGCAGATGCTGAAGGAAAGAATCCCCATTGTTGATTAGTTGGAAACTTTGATGTTCCGTCATATCGTCCACTAGCCTCAAGTAAGTACTTTCCTTTATAAGAATAGTTTGTTCGGAAGAATGTTCCAACAAATCCCCAGGAATAACTGCCATTATCTTTAATTGAATAATTATCACCATCTACCAATGAAAAGTTTGGTTTATCAGGAAGCAGTAATCCTTGGCGATTAACAAGTATAGATTTATAGATTTTATCTTCAATATTCCATCCTCCAAGAACTTTCAGTGAATGGTTTTCTCCTAATTTCGGTGTATATGTCAAGGTTGCATTTGCTGCCAGATATTCATTATTATAAGTACGCTTCTCCAGATAACTAAAAGACTGATGTTGAACTGATACGGTAGGACTAACATAGCCGGTATACAAATTACCAATCTGATCTCGTTCTGACTGATTATAAAAATAGGTAAAGTCTGCTTTTGCAACTAACACATCTTTAAGAATATCAGCTGTAAGTGTGGTTGTATTTCTCAAATCTAATTTATTATTTTCCTGGTAAGATGTACCTTCTGCAAAGCCAGCCCAACCTGTATAAACTGAAGCCTCAGTCCATGTTCCATCGATATTTTTCTCAAGAGCCATAGGGAAAGCTTGTTGCTCAAGCTGACGTTGAATAGGAAATATTTGAGACATATCAGTCGTACTATTAGAATACATAACAATAGGCTCATGATATTTTCTTCTGAAAAAATCCATATTATTTTCCAGTTTTAACCATGGTTTAAGCTTAACAGTTCCTTTAGCACGGAGATTATATCTTTTAAAGTTTTCATTTCCTTTATTATAAATACCATCGTATTTATAGAATGCTCCGGACACCATGTAAGTTGCAATATCACTACCTCCTGAAATGCTAACATTGTGCTGAGTAGCAAATGTATTATCCTTATAAATGATGTCATGCCAGTCTGTGTTGCCAAAATAATCATAATACCCTTTAGCATTTACACGGGCCTTTTCTAGTGTCGGATCTGCATCCCTTTTTGCAAGTTCATCATACCAATCGTTCCAGGTTACTATATATTTATTAAACACATTATTAATCGTACTTGGAGCCTGCCCTTTGTAGTTGTAATAAGAGTTATAAAAAGAATTTGTCCATTGTAGTCCATTTGTTACAACCTCAGGTTCTACTGTACGTTTCATTAAAGAGACATTAGCACTGTACTGTATTTTTGGTTTGCCAGCAACAGCAGCTTTAGTAGTGACCAATACCACCCCAAAAGATCCTCTTGCCCCATAAACAGCTGTGGAAGAAGCGTCTTTTAATACAGATATACTTGCTATGTCTTCAGAATTGACAGTGGTAAGATCTCCTTCTACACCGTCAATTAAAACCAATGCAGATCCTCCGGCACCAATAGAATTGACTGCACTACGAATATGAATAGCAGCACTTCGAGAAGGTTTGCCATCAGACATTGTAATGGTCAGTCCAGGAATTTCACCTTGCATGGAGCGAACAATATTCGGATTAGATCTATTTTCCAAGACCTTACCTGACACTTGCTCTATAGCACCTACAATATCACGTTTTTTCTGTACGCCATAACCAATCACAACAACCTCATCCAATGCTTTTGCATTTTCCTTAAGTTGAATAGTTAGATTATTTTTCTTACCAACAATTACATCTTGCTCACTAAATCCAATAAATGTAACATGCAGTGTTGCATCTTCTTTTATACTTAATGAGAAGAAGCCATCGAGATTAGTTATGGTCCCGTTTGTTGTACCTTTCTCAAGTACATTAGCTCCAATAATAGGATCACCTTTCTCATCCTTAATAATACCTGTTACTTTTTTTGTTTTCTGTTGTGTTGTAGATTCATTATCCGTACCACTTCCCATTGAATTTAACTTTATTTTATTATTCATGCTATTTGTTCCAGCAAAAGTCTCCGGAATCAAAAAGAATAACAAATAAAGCATTACATGCATTAATTGAAAATAATTTTTGTGATTTTTCATACTCATTATAATTAAACATTAACAATACAAAAGAGACTCATAAATTGGCTTATTCATAAAAAACAAGTCAATATATTTAAGGTAAAAAATGACATTTATAATTTTTAGATACGTAAATATTAAGGTAGCATCTATAAGCAAATCTATTTTTATTAGCACTTTATAGACAATACTAATTTGACGTTCCCTGATTAGCAGGAAGAGTAATAAAGCTCGTAAGAAATGCACTTAATAAATATAACCCGGCCAAAATCCAGATAACTCCTTCACTTCCAATAAAACTATATGAGATTCCGACTATAAGTGGTCCAATAAAGACAGGTAGCCCAGCTCCCAAATTAAGCACAGCCATTGCAGCACCTTTATCATTCTTAACAAGAGAAGGTACTAAGGCTGATAAAGGGACATACCCAGCCAGCAAACAGCCCCATAAAACACCTGCACACATCACAACTCCTAAATTCCCATTAAATAACTGAGGAGCATAGTAAAATAAAAGTGTACTAATGCAACACCCAACACCTCCAAACCATATAATGGTATTTTTCCATCCAATTCGATCACCAATAAATCCAAAAATAAGATTAGAGATTATATTACCAGTAAAGATTGTACCCCATATTTTTAGCCATTCTGTCATACTAAATCCATGTTCAAACATATACATGGGCAAGAATACAGGGAAAGCAAACTGGGCTGTAGTATTTATAATACGGACAATTCCACCAAGTAACACTTTGGGCTCATCTCTCATTATAGTTATTCCCTTTATCAGTTCTTTAGCATTCGCAGAAGATTTTTTCTCTGGTCCTTTTTTATAAGAATTCATGCCTAAGGCAAATAAAGCACCTAATGAACTCCAGAATAATGAAGTCCATAGAGTTCCAATATTTCCGAAATGTACTATTGCCCAACTTGAATAATAAGCACCTAAAACATTTAATCCTCCTGTAAAAACAAACCAGAACAGTCCTACAGCCCCTCCTAATTTTTCTTTTGGGGTGCAATAAGTAATCCACACTAAAAATGAATAAGCAAACAAGGGGTAGCCAAAACCTCGAAGGGCATATGTTACCAACATAACAGAATAATTCAGATTGGGAACTCCTAATCCAACAAATCCAGATGATCCAAGCAAATAAAGAATTACACCGGCAAACATCGTTCTTTTTGCGCCATAAGTTTCTGTTAAAACTCCCGAAAGCCAGGAAGATATTGCGATAGTAACGCCATAGATAGAAAACAAAAGTGCTGATTCCTGAATATTTAATCCTCTGTCAATAAGATAAGGACTAAGCCAACCTGCTTCAATTCCATCGCCCATCATAAAAATCAGTATACCTAGATATCCCCACGACAAATGTTTAAAGGAAGCTGCACTTTCTGTTAAATGATATGTTATGCTTTTCATAATACTTCGATTTGATAATTATTAGTTCAAGAATGAATCTTAATTTATAAACATAAAAATGTCTTGATTAATATTGTTATGTATAGACCTTTTTACAGTTCACTGGCAAATAAAATATATGCTAGATCCATCTATAATTATAAAAATTCAGTTTAAAATTGAGGATTTGTTATTCCAAGTTATTTTTGCACCAGTCTATCACTATAAAGTTTATAAAGCATCTCTCCAAAGTCGCCTAGATTATCAACTATAATATCAGGCCGAGGAACAGATTGCTCTGCAACTTTTATACTTGTCTCTCCTGTCAATACCAGTACACCCAAGGCTTTGGCATTGTATGCCATTTGTAAATCTGTGTAAATACGATCCCCTATTATTGCAATCTGTGAAGGCTGAAGCTGATAACGTTGCTGAATGCCTTCCAACATTCGTGGGTCTGGTTTCCCTATTACAATATCCGGTGTACGACCTGTTGCCTGTTCCAGACTTGAACAAATTGAGCCACAATCCACTAATGTCACAGGCATATCTGTTGGACAAACCTTGTCTGGATTTGTTGCTATATATGGCAGCTGTTGTTTCACCCACCACGCAGCTCTACAAAGACGGGAATATGTAAGAGACGTATCAAAACTAACAATAACCGCTTGTGGGATATCATCGGGATCATCATTTGTTGATATGAATCCAGCTTTTTCAAATTCACTTATCATACTTGGAGTTCCCAATATAAATAGACGTTTTATCTCAGGAAAGTTCTTTTTAAGATAGTCAATTGTAGCTTGCGCGGATGAATACATTTCTTCACGTGTAGCTAGAATTCCCATATTAGCTAAATGCTCCAGATAGCTATCAATACTCTTTGTTGGATTATTCGTCAAAAAAGAATACCTAATTCCTAATTCTTTCATTTTAGCAAGGAATGGCAATGTAAATTGGAACAGAGTATTTCCATTATATATTGTTCCATCCATATCTAAAGCAATATGCTTAATTTCTAGTAAATGAGTTTCCAATTCTGAAATAGAATTTATACCCATTTGATTTATATATCTATACTGATTCATAATTACTTACTATTATTTATTTTAATCATTGTAACCATCAGCTTTAGCTTTCCATGCCATTAGGAATATAATTGTACCAATAAAGCCAACTCCTATAAGGGCTCGAATAGCACAACTCCACCCAAAATTGTCGACAAGATATCCTAATCCCCAACCAGAGACAAGTGTACTTGCATACCCAAATAAGCCTGTAAATCCTGTAGCAGTAGCCGCTGCCCGTTTCGTGGCCAGGTTAGATGCTGAAATTCCCACCAGAGCCTGAGGTCCGTAGATAAAAAAGCCTGCTGCCATTAGTACTAGTGATGCTAACCACATAGGCGGTGAAGATAATTGCCAAAACAAAAAGATAAATACTGTTGCTAAAGCCATACAGATTACACATACTCGTGGGCCCCTTCCTCCAAAAAATTTATCAGTAACCCATCCCGCAGACAACATTCCAAGAATGCCTGATATTTCAAAACCTGCAACCATCCATCCTGCATTGTGTACAGAAAAGCCTTTCCATTCACTTAATAATGTTGGTCCCCAATCCAAAACAGCATAACGTATCGTATATACAAAGAAATTAGCAACACCTATAATCCAGATATATGGATTCAAAAACACCTTTTTGCGAACAAATTGCTTAAACTCCTCTGATGTATCCTTGTGTTCTGCTTCTTCTTGTGAGACTCCTTCCGGACATATCTCAGGTAATCCTACAGAAGCGGGAATATCACGTAAACCAAACCAAAGCGCAACTGCTCCACCTAGTGCTATGGCAGAAGGAAAAAAGAAACACCATCTCCACCCCCAGGATACAACATAACCACAAATTATCACTACAAGCCCAGCTCCAATGGAATGTGATGTGTTCCATATAGACATCTTCGTTGCCAACTCTTTAGGAGGCACCCAATGTGTAAGTAAGCGAGCACAAGGTGGAAATCCCATTCCTTGAAACCACCCATTAACCATCCAGACAATTCCAAAAACAAGTACTGCAGAACTAAAACCAAAAATCAGGTTACATGCCGAAGAGAGAACTAAACCGGTAATCATGAAAAAGCGTGCATTTACTCTATCACCAATAAATCCATTGATAAATTTTGATATTCCGTAAATTAACCCATGAAGGGTCAGAAAAAGTCCTAATTCTGTTTTTGTTATACCCAGATCAGCCTGCATTGCAGGCATTGCTATACTCAGATTCTTTCGTACAAAATAGAACATAGCATACCCTATCATGCTGACTATAATTGTCCGTGTTTGCCAATATTTAAATTTCTTGGCTACATCTGGGGCCATTGACATATATGCACTTTTTATATTACTATTCATCGTGTTTTATTTTCATAAACAAACAAGTCCTTTTCTTATTTTTCATCATCTATTTCCCAAATACCACCTTTACCAAATAATCCATTTAACCATTTGTCCATATATCCAGTCCTTACAGCCAGATCAAGTACAGTAAAACGACGGCGAATAAATTGGGAACGAACAAATGTTTCACGTAACCGGGCGCGAGAAATGCCTATTTCTTCAGGTTCAGTAGGAGCACCAACCTGTTTTAGTCTTTCTTTAACCTCAACATAGGGAATAATTTGTTCCAATAGCCGAGCCTGTATCTCCTGCCAATATTCTTTAAACTGAGTTAGTTGAACCTTAAGTTCATCACGGGATATGTATTTGGCTTTTGTTTCTTGTAAACCAATATTTGGAAAATCGGTTCCTTCAAACATTTTAAGAGCCTGTTTATCAGACTCATCGGGTAATGGCCAGTTCTTGCAACAATCCTCAACATCAAGCTCACTCATAGGAGTTTTTAAAACTTGTTCATAGAATGCAGTAATTGCCAGCATGCCAATACTAACCTGAAAACCATGCGATATATGTTCACCATTGTTTAAGTGATGTTCCATATTCCATAAATGGCTAAATTGATGTTCTGCCCCAGAAGCAGGACGACTGGTTTTAGCCCATTGCATTGCAAACCCACCTAACATCAGTCCCTCAATTAAAGCATTAATTGCCTCGGGATTTCCTGAATGAATGGCTATAGGATCAGACAATGCATCATGCAAACCATCCTGTACAATACTCCATGCTGTATCATCTATAGGTTCAACACCCATCCAGTCTGCCAGAATCCAATCTGCACCAGCTGTCACTTTAGCAAACAAATCAGCATAGCCGGAGGCTGTCATCTTTTCAGGAGCATTTTTTATAATATCTATATCTGCAAGACACGCCTGAGGAGCCGGACAATTAAATGTTTGTTTTGCACCATTAGCAGTAATAGAGGCTCCAAAAGCAGTATATCCATCCATTGAGGCTGCTGTAGCCACACACATATACCGTCTGCCAGTAAGATGAGATGATAATTTTGTTAAATCATTAATTGTCCCTGAGCCAACAGCAACAGGAATTGCATCATGTTTCTTTAATGAAGCAACCAATTGATCTACATACGAATATTCTGCATAAAGATCTGGATCTGTAAAAATGTACGGTTCTTCTTGTTCAATCCCAGCGGATTCTAAAGCATTGAACACATTCTTTCCTGCAATCTCAAAGGTTGTTGTATCAGCTATGATTACAGCTTTCTTTCCTGGAAATTGTTCTTTAAAAAGGCTGGAAGTTTTACTTAAAATTCCAGATCCAATATAAAGTGCACGGGTATCACTCGCCGCTTTTAAGGCTTTCTCTATTCTAGACATTTCTTTATTATAATTAGGCGTTACACTGTTTTTTACTACCGAATACAAATCCCTTACAATTGAAGGGTTAGGTTCTATCGAGATTGCATAGCTGTCCATATTTCTGTAGGTATATCAGATTCAATAATATCTGGTCGTTTATTTATTTCTTCTTTATAAGCCTTTTGCCGCTCTTCATACATTTTCAATTTATCATGAGTTGGAGCAAATGAGACCATACACCTTACCCCTTTAGCATGCAATAGCTTAACTATATTTTCATTCTCAGAATTAATCGTTGGACCTATATACGCGATAAAATTTCGCCAAGGCACATTAGAAGAAGCAATATCTTCATATTCCTTCATTGTACGGGTAAATGCAGAAAACATAACATTAGGGAAACGATCGTAATAAAATCTTGCCTGAGATCCATTATGAACTGTGAGCATTACATAATTTTCTGCATGATATTTTTTGATCAGTGCAGCAATCATTTTCATTGGAACATCTTTTTTATCCAAATTAATAACCGTCTTCCCTTTACTCCATTTTATTACCTCTTTGAGTGTTGGAATAGAATATGACGTTACATTTCCCTCACTATCTTTCAATCGAATAGATTTAAGTTCGGTCCAGGTATAATCACAAACCCTACCCTTTCCCGTTGTAGTTCTTTCTAAAGTAGGATCGTGCATCAGAACAATTACACTATCTTTAGTAAGCCTGGGATCTATCTCAAAGAAAGCAGGCATCTGTTTCATTACATTACCAAATCCAGCTAAACTGTTTTCTGAAAAACCTTTTTCCCGTCCGCCACGATGTCCGCTAACTAAAATAGAAGAATCTCCTTTGTATTTAAAATAGTCATGAACATCCTTATTTTTTTTTATATTCAGAGAGTGAATCTTTGAGGATTGAGCTAGTGTATTCTGACTAGTTACGAAGAAGTTTACTAAAATAAGCATAACTACACAAATTCTCCAAACCACCACTCTGACTTCTGCTATATTCTTTGCCATAATAAAAATTTAAATTCACTGAATAAAACATTAAACATCATATTTATATCACTAAAAGGCAGAACCAAATTCTGCACAATTTAATGCAGAATATAATTATTTGCTAATTGGGTAAAGCTTTTTACCTGGAGTTTTTCCCAATCTTTGTCCTTATTCATCTCTTTTGACATAATAGCAGCTACTTTCGGAGCAGCTTCAATTGCCGCACGTGCATCCAGAAAAAGCAATCTGGCACGTCTTGCTAACACATCTTCCACTGATTGAGCCATTTCTTCTCTTACTGCCCAAACAACATGAGCTGCATTAAATGTATAATTTTTATGAAGCAATTCAGCATTGGCACTATTTTCTTTTATCAAAGAGTTAAGTTTTACACAATCACTTCCATAAACATAATCCCACTTATTTGTATCTACATTTTCTGCATACCCATGTACCTTTAGATGTCTGGTTACACAAGGCTTATTTTCGAGTCTGGCAACTTCTATTGACCGATTTACAATATCTTCTGCCATTTCGCGATAAGTAGTCCACTTACCTCCTGTTATAGTTAGTAAACCCGATTTGGATATATATATTTTATGGTTTCTTGAAATTTCTTTTGTTTTCTTGCAATCACTATGTGTTGGCGCAGCCAAAGGACGTAATCCGGCAAAAACAGAAAGAACATCACTACGAGAAATTTTTTGTCCAAGATATTGTCCTGCCTGATCTAAAATAAAGTCTACTTCATCTTCCAATGCACGCGGTTCTAATGCAGAGTTATTTAAAGGTGTATCAGTTGTTCCGAGAACAACTTTATCGTGCCATGGCACACCAAACAACACACGTCCATCTTTTGTTTTTGGTATCATTAATGCAGAATTACCCCCTAAGAATTTACTATCAACAACCAAGTGTACTCCCTGACTTGGGCGCACTTTCTTCTTATTTTCAGGAGCATCCATTTTCATTATTTCGTCAACAAAAACTCCGGTAGCATTAATTATAACTTTTGTTTTAAAAACATATTTTTCTCCTGTTAACTGATCTACAGCGTTTACTCCAATCAATTTGCCTTTTCCGTCTTTCAATAGCTTTTCAGCTTTTACATAATTAAGGCATACAGCACCATGATCAACAGCAGTCTGTGCAAGAGTGATAGCCATTCTTGCATCATCAAATTGTCCATCATGATATACTACTCCACCTCTTAAACCAGCTTGCTTTAGTCCTGGAATTTCCTTCATTACCGTTTTCTTTAAAAGAGGTAACGAGCGGCCTAATCCTAAACGACCAGCCAGAAGATCGTATGCCGTTAAACCAATCGCATAAAAAGGCTGTTCCCACCAACGATAATTTCCAATTATGAAACGCATATCTTTAACAAGATGAGGAGCATTCTTTCGCATAAGGCCACGTTCACGTAATGCGCCAACCACCATTTGAACATCTCCTTGTGCTAAATATCGGACTCCTCCATGAACAAGCTTTGTACTACGACTTGATGTAGCTTTTGCAAAATCATTTTGTTCAAGCAACACCACCTTAAAACCCCGTGAAGCAGCATCAACAGCCGTTCCTAACCCTGTAGCACCACCTCCAATTATTAAAATATCACAAACAGCATTGTGCCCTGATATCTTGCTAAATAATTCATTTCGTTTCATTTTAGATATTTAAATGTTTCGATTAAGATATTTATCCTTTCTATTTTCAGGCAAATATATGCTATACAGGAATACAATGCAAGCTAAAATGCAATTATTTTATATTTTATTTCAAAAAAATGCTTTCGTTCTATATATACATTAAATAAAATGAGCAAAATCAAAAGAAAAAGATAGTTTAAATGCACTATAAGCGTGCTATTTGCACAATAAATACGAATAAAAGAGCAGCCACACTTTCGTTTAAGATATAAATAGTTTCTTTTTAAGCACAATTTCTATAAATAATTAAATAAAAGAATATAGAACACAAGAAAAACAATATATATTTGCAGTATAATCTCAAATAAACAGAACATGCATAGTATAGCTGAAAGACACAAGTATATCTTAGAATCATTAAATAAGAATGGTTTTATCAAAGTTTCGAATATAGCAAACGACCTAAATGTAACCTCAGTAACCATTCGCAAAGATTTAAAATCGTTAGAAGAAAAAAAATTATTATCTCGTACAAATGGCAGTGCCAGTTCAAGCGCTCCATTAACATCCGACATAGATGTGCACCTAAAAGAAAAAATAAAAAAGGAAGAAAAGACAAGAATTGCAATTGCCGCCTGCAAACTAATAGAAGAGAATGACTCAATAATGATGGCTTCAGGATCAACGGTATATACACTCGCAGAACAAATAAAGCCCATAAATCATTTGAATATTGTTACAGCATCCCTTAAAATATCTATGTTACTGAATAACATCAATAATATTGATATTATTCAACTTGGCGGCATTGTAAGAAAGAGTTCATTATCCGTCATAAGCAATCCAACTATCGATTTTTTTAAAGATATCACTTGTTCAAAACTTTTTTTAGGAGTGGATGGAATCGATATTAATTATGGTATAACAAATTCAGATATAAGAGAAGCACGAATAAACAAAATGATGATAAATACATCTCTAAGAACTATTATTTTAGCAGATTCTTCTAAATTTGGAAGAAGAGGATTTGGAAAGGTTTGCACTCTCGACCAAATTGACGTGATTATCACCGATTCAGGAATATCAGAGTCAATGATAAAGCTTGTCGAAGAAACAGAAATTGAGCTAATCATTGTATAGTGAATAGTACATACCAACTATTGAATTAGCAAATATAAACAAATAACACTAATCTTAATAAAATCGTCGAATCGAAAAGAAACAAAAAGAAAAGCATGCAAGAAGAATATGCGTAAAAAAAAGGGAGATTAAAAGGTAATTTACCTTATAATAATCATACTTCACCTAGATAAAAACGGTATATATCGCAGAAACCTCTACATATAGTATATGTATATCAATAACGAAAGTTGATAATCTTTCGTTTAACAAACTATTTACTTTTTAGACACAATAAATATACATAATATATAAACACAATAAAAAAGAATAGCGTATATTTGCAACACAATTAAAATTCATATCAAATGCTTAGTATAGCCGAAAGACATAAGTACATTTTAGAATCATTAAATAAAAATGGTTTTGTTAAAGTCGTAGACATAGCAAAAGACTTAGATGTAACAGCAGTTACTATTCGCAAAGATTTAAAATTCCTCGAAGAGAAAAAATTACTTTTTCGCACACATGGCAGCGCTAGCCCTGGCAATCCGTTAGCATCTGATATAGATGTGCACGTAAAAGAAAAAATGAAAA encodes:
- a CDS encoding HAD-IIA family hydrolase, with amino-acid sequence MGINSISELETHLLEIKHIALDMDGTIYNGNTLFQFTLPFLAKMKELGIRYSFLTNNPTKSIDSYLEHLANMGILATREEMYSSAQATIDYLKKNFPEIKRLFILGTPSMISEFEKAGFISTNDDPDDIPQAVIVSFDTSLTYSRLCRAAWWVKQQLPYIATNPDKVCPTDMPVTLVDCGSICSSLEQATGRTPDIVIGKPDPRMLEGIQQRYQLQPSQIAIIGDRIYTDLQMAYNAKALGVLVLTGETSIKVAEQSVPRPDIIVDNLGDFGEMLYKLYSDRLVQK
- a CDS encoding MFS transporter; its protein translation is MNSNIKSAYMSMAPDVAKKFKYWQTRTIIVSMIGYAMFYFVRKNLSIAMPAMQADLGITKTELGLFLTLHGLIYGISKFINGFIGDRVNARFFMITGLVLSSACNLIFGFSSAVLVFGIVWMVNGWFQGMGFPPCARLLTHWVPPKELATKMSIWNTSHSIGAGLVVIICGYVVSWGWRWCFFFPSAIALGGAVALWFGLRDIPASVGLPEICPEGVSQEEAEHKDTSEEFKQFVRKKVFLNPYIWIIGVANFFVYTIRYAVLDWGPTLLSEWKGFSVHNAGWMVAGFEISGILGMLSAGWVTDKFFGGRGPRVCVICMALATVFIFLFWQLSSPPMWLASLVLMAAGFFIYGPQALVGISASNLATKRAAATATGFTGLFGYASTLVSGWGLGYLVDNFGWSCAIRALIGVGFIGTIIFLMAWKAKADGYND
- a CDS encoding MFS transporter, with protein sequence MKSITYHLTESAASFKHLSWGYLGILIFMMGDGIEAGWLSPYLIDRGLNIQESALLFSIYGVTIAISSWLSGVLTETYGAKRTMFAGVILYLLGSSGFVGLGVPNLNYSVMLVTYALRGFGYPLFAYSFLVWITYCTPKEKLGGAVGLFWFVFTGGLNVLGAYYSSWAIVHFGNIGTLWTSLFWSSLGALFALGMNSYKKGPEKKSSANAKELIKGITIMRDEPKVLLGGIVRIINTTAQFAFPVFLPMYMFEHGFSMTEWLKIWGTIFTGNIISNLIFGFIGDRIGWKNTIIWFGGVGCCISTLLFYYAPQLFNGNLGVVMCAGVLWGCLLAGYVPLSALVPSLVKNDKGAAMAVLNLGAGLPVFIGPLIVGISYSFIGSEGVIWILAGLYLLSAFLTSFITLPANQGTSN
- a CDS encoding sn-glycerol-1-phosphate dehydrogenase; amino-acid sequence: MSRIEKALKAASDTRALYIGSGILSKTSSLFKEQFPGKKAVIIADTTTFEIAGKNVFNALESAGIEQEEPYIFTDPDLYAEYSYVDQLVASLKKHDAIPVAVGSGTINDLTKLSSHLTGRRYMCVATAASMDGYTAFGASITANGAKQTFNCPAPQACLADIDIIKNAPEKMTASGYADLFAKVTAGADWILADWMGVEPIDDTAWSIVQDGLHDALSDPIAIHSGNPEAINALIEGLMLGGFAMQWAKTSRPASGAEHQFSHLWNMEHHLNNGEHISHGFQVSIGMLAITAFYEQVLKTPMSELDVEDCCKNWPLPDESDKQALKMFEGTDFPNIGLQETKAKYISRDELKVQLTQFKEYWQEIQARLLEQIIPYVEVKERLKQVGAPTEPEEIGISRARLRETFVRSQFIRRRFTVLDLAVRTGYMDKWLNGLFGKGGIWEIDDEK
- a CDS encoding glycerophosphodiester phosphodiesterase family protein, producing MAKNIAEVRVVVWRICVVMLILVNFFVTSQNTLAQSSKIHSLNIKKNKDVHDYFKYKGDSSILVSGHRGGREKGFSENSLAGFGNVMKQMPAFFEIDPRLTKDSVIVLMHDPTLERTTTGKGRVCDYTWTELKSIRLKDSEGNVTSYSIPTLKEVIKWSKGKTVINLDKKDVPMKMIAALIKKYHAENYVMLTVHNGSQARFYYDRFPNVMFSAFTRTMKEYEDIASSNVPWRNFIAYIGPTINSENENIVKLLHAKGVRCMVSFAPTHDKLKMYEERQKAYKEEINKRPDIIESDIPTEIWTAMQSR
- a CDS encoding TonB-dependent receptor, which codes for MKNHKNYFQLMHVMLYLLFFLIPETFAGTNSMNNKIKLNSMGSGTDNESTTQQKTKKVTGIIKDEKGDPIIGANVLEKGTTNGTITNLDGFFSLSIKEDATLHVTFIGFSEQDVIVGKKNNLTIQLKENAKALDEVVVIGYGVQKKRDIVGAIEQVSGKVLENRSNPNIVRSMQGEIPGLTITMSDGKPSRSAAIHIRSAVNSIGAGGSALVLIDGVEGDLTTVNSEDIASISVLKDASSTAVYGARGSFGVVLVTTKAAVAGKPKIQYSANVSLMKRTVEPEVVTNGLQWTNSFYNSYYNYKGQAPSTINNVFNKYIVTWNDWYDELAKRDADPTLEKARVNAKGYYDYFGNTDWHDIIYKDNTFATQHNVSISGGSDIATYMVSGAFYKYDGIYNKGNENFKRYNLRAKGTVKLKPWLKLENNMDFFRRKYHEPIVMYSNSTTDMSQIFPIQRQLEQQAFPMALEKNIDGTWTEASVYTGWAGFAEGTSYQENNKLDLRNTTTLTADILKDVLVAKADFTYFYNQSERDQIGNLYTGYVSPTVSVQHQSFSYLEKRTYNNEYLAANATLTYTPKLGENHSLKVLGGWNIEDKIYKSILVNRQGLLLPDKPNFSLVDGDNYSIKDNGSYSWGFVGTFFRTNYSYKGKYLLEASGRYDGTSKFPTNQQWGFFPSASAGWRISEEPFMKSAKESWLDNLKIRASAGTSGNGLVDPYQYLSTMSVSKSTVLINGQYSPYTTAPTPNPSSLTWEKATTYDAGIDIDLFQGRLNSVFDYYKRYTTNMYVAGEELPAVYGNSAPYGNYANMRTDGWEFSIGWRDRFKVAGKDFNYNVKLMLWDNETYVTKYTSTTNTLPTIYSTNYYEGMKIGEIWGYRVAGFFQNKEDVANSPSQKQFTNYNGAGNVWEAGDIKFKNLNNDNVITNGSNTLADHGDLDIIGNTSPRYCYGINLGANWNGIGISMFWQGVGKRDWYPAKESSYFWGQYGRPYGFALPWHNEANQANVDADGNIVNGNAYWPRFRSYIAQVAGGALSNANDKYLQDASYLRLKTLTIDYAFPMRIVHKIGIQDLKVYVTGENLLTFTPMHKWAKNFDPEVIEAGDSDYYNDKGGAGDGYSYPMMKSFTFGINITF